The Aphelocoma coerulescens isolate FSJ_1873_10779 chromosome 2, UR_Acoe_1.0, whole genome shotgun sequence genome contains a region encoding:
- the LOC138105318 gene encoding uncharacterized protein, with amino-acid sequence MPPTPPMPPSAPSAPRCPPVPPDAPSAPDAPSAPSAPRCPPVPPMSPMPLTPPDAPDAPSAPDAPSAPDAPDAPSAPRCPPVPPMSPMPLTPPDAPDAPSAPDAPDAPSAPRCPPVPPMSPMPLTPPDAPDAPSASDAPDAPRCPRYPRCPPMPPDAPMPPDAPQCPPMPPMPPSAPDAPDAPIDPWCPDAPRCPRCPH; translated from the exons ATGCCCCCGACGCCCCCgatgccccccagtgcccccagtgccccccgatgccccccagtgccccccgatgcccccagtgcccccgatgcccccagtgcccccagtgccccccgatgccccccagtgcccccgatgtccccgatgcCCCTGACGCCCCCCGATGCCCCCgatgcccccagtgcccccgatgcccccagtgcccccgatgcccccgatgcccccagtgccccccgatgccccccagtgcccccgatgtccccgatgcCCCTGACGCCCCCCGATGCCCCCgatgcccccagtgcccccgatgcccccgatgcccccagtgccccccgatgccccccagtgcccccgatgtccccgatgcCCCTGACGCCCCCCGATGCCCCCGATGCCCCCAGTGCCTCCGACGCCCCCGATGCCCCCCGATGCCCCCGATATCCCCGatgccccccaatgccccccgacgccccca tgccccccgatgccccccaatgccccccgatgcccccgatgccccccagtgcccccgaTGCCCCCGATGCCCCCATTGATCCCTGGTGCCCCGATGCCCCCCGATGCCCCCGATGCCCCCATTGA